The following coding sequences lie in one Planctomycetota bacterium genomic window:
- a CDS encoding cbb3-type cytochrome c oxidase subunit I: MVAGIPEANRAEVHGDNYLTHTRGFLSWALTLDHKRIAIMYMIGILGSFLLGGIFALLLRLELIGPGALFNSNENAAWDFYNHMFTIHGAVMTFLFIIPGIPAIIGNFALPIMLGAKDVAFPRLNLASFYVWLAGGVFFVYVLLSGVLEVAFGWHLPGGFGLDTGWTFYTPYSTTKSESGVIPATLGAFVLGFASILTAVNFLASIHMLRPKGMTWFRMPLLLWSLYSTAIIQILATPVLAITLLLLVAERSMGIGIFDPLNGGDPVLYQHFFWFYSHPAVYIMILPALGVISEIIGIFCRKHIFGYNFIALSSLAIALFSFIVWGHHMFTSGQSALASALFSLLTFSVSIPSAVKVFNWLGTMYKGSIRMKAPMWYVVGAIWVFTIGGLTGLFLATLRTDIHLHDTYFVVAHFHYVMMGTVLFALVAGIYYWFPKMFGKMYDEKWAGIWAVVTLVGFNVLFFPLFIAGSQGMPRRYASYEDQYIAYHVIATVGSWILAVGLFGVLHNWIQGLRKGKKAPPNPWGANTLEWQTSSPPPHDNFKVTPAAGDPYAIYRWQHARSTDPEVADGWQLKPEYAEALKAAGPGHRVVAADVDDYNDGGTTGTSLLDAPDNDDDDRR; the protein is encoded by the coding sequence ATGGTGGCCGGCATCCCGGAGGCGAACCGGGCGGAGGTCCATGGTGACAACTACTTGACCCACACGCGAGGCTTCCTCTCGTGGGCCCTCACGCTCGATCACAAGCGGATCGCGATCATGTACATGATCGGCATCCTCGGGTCGTTCCTGCTGGGCGGCATCTTCGCGCTGCTGCTCCGGCTCGAGCTCATCGGTCCGGGTGCGCTGTTCAACTCGAACGAGAACGCCGCGTGGGACTTCTACAACCACATGTTCACCATCCACGGGGCGGTGATGACGTTCTTGTTCATCATCCCCGGGATTCCCGCAATCATCGGCAACTTCGCCCTGCCGATCATGCTCGGGGCCAAGGACGTGGCCTTCCCGCGGCTAAACCTGGCCAGCTTCTACGTCTGGCTCGCCGGCGGCGTGTTTTTCGTCTACGTGCTGCTCAGTGGCGTTCTCGAAGTCGCCTTCGGATGGCACCTGCCGGGCGGCTTCGGTCTCGACACCGGCTGGACCTTTTACACGCCGTACAGCACCACCAAGAGTGAGTCGGGCGTTATCCCGGCGACGTTGGGTGCGTTCGTCCTGGGCTTTGCCAGCATCCTGACGGCCGTCAACTTCCTGGCCAGCATCCACATGCTCCGGCCCAAGGGGATGACCTGGTTCCGCATGCCGCTGCTGCTGTGGTCGCTCTACTCGACGGCGATCATCCAGATCCTCGCGACCCCGGTTCTAGCCATCACGCTGCTTCTGCTGGTCGCCGAGCGGTCGATGGGCATCGGCATCTTCGACCCGCTCAACGGCGGCGACCCGGTGCTCTACCAGCACTTCTTCTGGTTCTACAGCCACCCGGCGGTCTACATCATGATCCTGCCGGCGCTGGGCGTGATCAGCGAGATCATCGGCATCTTCTGCCGCAAGCACATCTTCGGCTATAACTTCATCGCCCTCAGCTCCCTGGCGATCGCGCTGTTCAGCTTCATCGTCTGGGGCCACCACATGTTCACCAGCGGCCAGTCGGCTCTGGCGAGTGCCCTCTTCAGCCTACTGACCTTCAGCGTCTCGATCCCGTCGGCCGTCAAGGTCTTCAACTGGCTCGGGACGATGTACAAGGGCTCGATCCGTATGAAGGCGCCCATGTGGTACGTGGTCGGGGCCATCTGGGTCTTCACCATCGGCGGCCTGACGGGCCTGTTCCTCGCGACGCTCCGCACCGACATCCACCTGCACGACACCTACTTCGTCGTCGCCCACTTCCACTACGTGATGATGGGCACCGTGCTCTTCGCCCTGGTCGCGGGAATCTACTACTGGTTCCCGAAGATGTTCGGCAAGATGTACGACGAGAAGTGGGCCGGCATCTGGGCGGTCGTGACGCTGGTCGGCTTCAACGTGCTCTTCTTCCCGCTCTTCATCGCTGGTAGCCAGGGCATGCCCCGCCGCTACGCCAGCTACGAAGACCAGTACATCGCCTACCACGTCATAGCGACGGTCGGCTCGTGGATCCTCGCCGTCGGCCTGTTCGGCGTCTTGCACAACTGGATCCAGGGGCTCCGCAAGGGCAAGAAGGCCCCACCGAACCCGTGGGGTGCCAATACGCTTGAGTGGCAGACCAGCAGCCCGCCGCCGCACGACAACTTCAAGGTCACGCCCGCGGCCGGCGATCCGTACGCGATCTACCGCTGGCAGCACGCTCGAAGCACCGACCCTGAGGTCGCCGACGGCTGGCAGCTCAAGCCCGAGTACGCCGAGGCCCTTAAGGCCGCCGGCCCGGGTCACCGCGTCGTCGCCGCTGACGTCGATGATTACAACGATGGTGGCACGACTGGCACCAGCCTCCTCGATGCCCCGGACAACGACGACGACGATCGCCGTTGA